A genome region from Choloepus didactylus isolate mChoDid1 chromosome 12, mChoDid1.pri, whole genome shotgun sequence includes the following:
- the PCDH9 gene encoding protocadherin-9 isoform X6 produces MDLRDFYLFAALIACLRLDSAIAQELIYTIREELPENVPIGNIPKDLNISHISAATGTSASLVYRLVSKAGDAPLVKVSSSTGEIFTTSNRIDREKLCAGASYAEENECFFELEVVILPNDFFRLIKIKIIVKDTNDNAPMFPSPVINISIPENTLINSRFPIPSATDPDTGFNGVQHYELLNGQSVFGLDIVETPEGEKWPQLIVQQNLDREQKDTYVMKIKVEDGGTPQKSSTAILQVTVSDVNDNRPVFKEGQVEVHIPENAPVGTSVIQLHATDADIGSNAEIRYIFGAQVAPATKRLFALNNTTGLITVQRSLDREETAIHKVTVLASDGSSTPARAVVTINVTDVNDNPPNIDLRYIISPINGTVYLSEKDPVNTKIALITVSDKDTDVNGKVICFIEREVPFHLKAVYDNQYLLETSSLLDYEGTKEFSFKIVASDSGKPSLNQTALVRVKLEDENDNPPIFSQPVIELSVSENNRRGLYLTTISATDEDSGKNADIVYQLGPNASFFDLDRKTGVLTASRVFDREEQERFIFTVTARDNGTPPLQSQAAVIVTVLDENDNSPKFTHNHFQFFVSENLPKYSTVGVITVTDVDAGENKAVTLSILNDNENFVLDPYSGVIKSNVSFDREQQSSYTFDVKATDGGQPPRSSTAKVTINVMDVNDNSPVVISPPSNTSFKLVPLSAIPGSVVAEVFAVDIDTGMNAELKYTIVSGNNKGLFRIDPVTGNITLEEKPTPTDVGLHRLVVNISDLGYPKSLHTLVLVFLYVNDTAGNASYIYDLIRRTMETPLDRNIGDSSQPYQNEDYLTIMIAIVAGAMVVIVVIFVTVLVRCRHTSRFKAAQRSKQGAEWMSPNQENKQNKKKKRKKRKSPKSSLLNFVTIEESKPDDAVHEPINGTISLPAELEEQSIGRFDWGPAPPTTFKPNSPDLAKHYKSASPQPAFHLKPDTPVSVKKHHVIQELPLDNTFVGGCDTLSKRSSTSSDHFSASECSSQGGFKTKGPLHTRQCNSHSKSDNIPVTPQKCPSSAGFHIQENEENHYEPQDEFYDQASPDKRTEADGNSDPNSESS; encoded by the coding sequence aTGGACCTGAGGGATTTTTACCTGTTTGCTGCTCTGATTGCCTGTTTAAGGCTGGATTCTGCAATAGCTCAAGAACTTATTTACACTATTAGAGAGGAATTGCCTGAAAACGTGCCCATAGGAAACATACCAAAGGATCTGAACATTTCTCACATCAGTGCTGCCACAGGGACCAGCGCAAGCCTTGTCTACAGACTGGTTTCTAAAGCTGGGGATGCCCCTTTGGTGAAAGTATCCAGTAGCACTGGGGAAATCTTCACAACCTCCAACAGAATAGACAGAGAGAAACTCTGTGCTGGAGCCTCCTATGCTGAGGAGAATGAGTGTTTCTTTGAACTTGAGGTGGTGATTCTCCCCAATGATTTTTTCAGGCTgatcaaaatcaaaataattgtCAAGGATACCAATGACAATGCCCCCATGTTTCCGTCGCCTGTCATCAATATTTCCATTCCAGAAAACACTTTGATCAACAGCCGCTTTCCAATCCCATCAGCCACAGATCCTGACACAGGCTTCAATGGTGTGCAGCATTATGAATTGTTAAATGGGCAGAGTGTTTTTGGACTGGATATCGTGGAAACTCCAGAGGGAGAGAAGTGGCCGCAATTGATTGTTCAGCAAAACTTGGATAGAGAACAGAAAGATACCTATGTGATGAAAATCAAAGTAGAGGATGGAGGCACTCCACAGAAATCCAGCACGGCCATCCTGCAGGTCACAGTAAGTGATGTAAATGACAACAGGCCAGTGTTTAAAGAGGGTCAAGTGGAGGTGCACATTCCAGAGAATGCTCCCGTGGGCACCTCTGTAATTCAGCTCCACGCCACTGATGCAGATATAGGCAGTAATGCAGAAATTCGGTACATTTTTGGTGCCCAGGTCGCCCCTGCAACCAAAAGACTCTTTGCTTTAAATAATACTACTGGGCTGATTACAGTTCAGAGGTCCTTAGATCGAGAGGAGACAGCCATTCACAAAGTGACAGTGCTGGCTAGTGACGGCAGCTCCACTCCTGCTCGAGCAGTGGTTACCATCAATGTCACTGATGTAAATGATAACCCTCCTAACATAGACCTCAGGTACATTATAAGTCCCATCAATGGCACAGTGTACTTATCTGAGAAAGATCCTGTCAATACAAAGATTGCCCTAATTACAGTTTCAGATAAGGACACAGATGTGAATGGCAAGGTGATCTGTTTCATTGAAAGAGAGGTCCCGTTTCATTTGAAGGCAGTTTATGACAACCAGTATTTGTTAGAGACCTCCTCTTTGTTGGACTATGAGGGCACCAAAGAATTCAGCTTTAAGATTGTTGCCTCTGATTCTGGGAAGCCCAGTTTAAATCAGACTGCCCTGGTAAGGGTTAAGCTTGAGGACGAAAATGACAACCCACCAATTTTCAGCCAGCCTGTAATTGAGCTGTCAGTTTCTGAAAACAACCGACGTGGGTTATACTTAACAACTATTAGTGCCACAGATGAAGACAGTGGGAAAAATGCAGACATTGTTTATCAGCTTGGACCGAATGCCTCCTTCTTTGATCTGGACCGAAAGACAGGAGTTTTGACAGCCTCCAGAGTCTTTGACAGAGAAGAGCAAGAACGATTCATTTTTACAGTAACTGCCAGGGACAATGGGACCCCTCCCCTCCAAAGCCAAGCGGCTGTGATAGTTACTGTGCTGGATGAGAACGACAACAGCCCCAAGTTTACTCAtaatcattttcaattttttgtgtcTGAGAATCTGCCAAAGTATAGTACTGTGGGGGTAATCACAGTGACAGATGTAGATGCTGGAGAGAATAAAGCTGTGACTCTTTCCATtctaaatgacaatgaaaattttGTGTTGGATCCTTATTCTGGAGTGATAAAGTCAAATGTTTCCTTTGATAGAGAGCAGCAGAGCTCCTACACTTTTGATGTCAAAGCCACTGATGGAGGGCAACCACCTCGTTCCTCTACTGCAAAAGTAACTATCAATGTCATGGATGTCAATGACAATAGCCCAGTTGTCATTTCACCACCGTCTAACACTTCCTTTAAGTTGGTGCCCCTCTCAGCCATTCCTGGCTCCGTGGTCGCAGAAGTTTTTGCCGTGGATATTGACACTGGAATGAACGCTGAACTTAAGTATACAATTGTGAGTGGCAACAACAAAGGTCTATTTCGGATTGATCCAGTAACAGGTAACATTACTCTGGAGGAAAAACCGACACCTACAGATGTGGGCTTGCACCGTTTGGTGGTCAACATAAGTGACCTGGGGTACCCTAAGTCTTTGCACACACTCGTGCTTGTGTTTCTTTATGTTAATGACACTGCTGGAAATGCCTCCTACATCTATGACTTGATACGCAGGACTATGGAGACCCCCTTGGACAGGAATATAGGGGACAGTAGCCAGCCCTACCAGAACGAGGACTATCTCACCATCATGATCGCCATCGTCGCAGGCGCCATGGTGGTCATCGTCGTGATCTTTGTCACCGTTCTGGTGCGCTGTCGCCACACATCACGGTTCAAAGCCGCTCAGAGGAGCAAGCAAGGTGCTGAGTGGATGTCCCCAAACCAggagaacaaacaaaacaagaaaaagaagaggaagaaaagaaagtctCCCAAGAGCTCTCTTTTGAACTTTGTGACCATCGAAGAGTCCAAACCCGACGATGCCGTTCACGAACCCATCAACGGGACCATCAGCCTGCCGGCTGAGCTGGAGGAGCAGAGTATAGGAAGATTTGACTGGGGCCCCGCTCCTCCCACAACCTTCAAGCCCAACAGCCCCGACCTGGCCAAGCACTACAAATCTGCCTCTCCACAGCCTGCTTTCCACCTTAAACCAGACACTCCAGTGTCCGTGAAAAAACATCATGTGATTCAGGAACTCCCTTTGGACAACACCTTTGTCGGGGGCTGTGACACCCTTTCCAAACGCTCTTCCACTAGTTCAGATCACTTCAGTGCCTCAGAGTGCAGTTCCCAAGGAGGCTTCAAGACAAAGGGCCCCTTACACACCAGACAG
- the PCDH9 gene encoding protocadherin-9 isoform X5 produces MDLRDFYLFAALIACLRLDSAIAQELIYTIREELPENVPIGNIPKDLNISHISAATGTSASLVYRLVSKAGDAPLVKVSSSTGEIFTTSNRIDREKLCAGASYAEENECFFELEVVILPNDFFRLIKIKIIVKDTNDNAPMFPSPVINISIPENTLINSRFPIPSATDPDTGFNGVQHYELLNGQSVFGLDIVETPEGEKWPQLIVQQNLDREQKDTYVMKIKVEDGGTPQKSSTAILQVTVSDVNDNRPVFKEGQVEVHIPENAPVGTSVIQLHATDADIGSNAEIRYIFGAQVAPATKRLFALNNTTGLITVQRSLDREETAIHKVTVLASDGSSTPARAVVTINVTDVNDNPPNIDLRYIISPINGTVYLSEKDPVNTKIALITVSDKDTDVNGKVICFIEREVPFHLKAVYDNQYLLETSSLLDYEGTKEFSFKIVASDSGKPSLNQTALVRVKLEDENDNPPIFSQPVIELSVSENNRRGLYLTTISATDEDSGKNADIVYQLGPNASFFDLDRKTGVLTASRVFDREEQERFIFTVTARDNGTPPLQSQAAVIVTVLDENDNSPKFTHNHFQFFVSENLPKYSTVGVITVTDVDAGENKAVTLSILNDNENFVLDPYSGVIKSNVSFDREQQSSYTFDVKATDGGQPPRSSTAKVTINVMDVNDNSPVVISPPSNTSFKLVPLSAIPGSVVAEVFAVDIDTGMNAELKYTIVSGNNKGLFRIDPVTGNITLEEKPTPTDVGLHRLVVNISDLGYPKSLHTLVLVFLYVNDTAGNASYIYDLIRRTMETPLDRNIGDSSQPYQNEDYLTIMIAIVAGAMVVIVVIFVTVLVRCRHTSRFKAAQRSKQGAEWMSPNQENKQNKKKKRKKRKSPKSSLLNFVTIEESKPDDAVHEPINGTISLPAELEEQSIGRFDWGPAPPTTFKPNSPDLAKHYKSASPQPAFHLKPDTPVSVKKHHVIQELPLDNTFVGGCDTLSKRSSTSSDHFSASECSSQGGFKTKGPLHTRQCNSHSKSDNIPVTPQKCPSSAGFHIQENEENHYESQRRVTFHLPDGSQESCSDSGLGDHEPVGGGTLISHPLPLVQPQDEFYDQASPDKRTEADGNSDPNSESS; encoded by the coding sequence aTGGACCTGAGGGATTTTTACCTGTTTGCTGCTCTGATTGCCTGTTTAAGGCTGGATTCTGCAATAGCTCAAGAACTTATTTACACTATTAGAGAGGAATTGCCTGAAAACGTGCCCATAGGAAACATACCAAAGGATCTGAACATTTCTCACATCAGTGCTGCCACAGGGACCAGCGCAAGCCTTGTCTACAGACTGGTTTCTAAAGCTGGGGATGCCCCTTTGGTGAAAGTATCCAGTAGCACTGGGGAAATCTTCACAACCTCCAACAGAATAGACAGAGAGAAACTCTGTGCTGGAGCCTCCTATGCTGAGGAGAATGAGTGTTTCTTTGAACTTGAGGTGGTGATTCTCCCCAATGATTTTTTCAGGCTgatcaaaatcaaaataattgtCAAGGATACCAATGACAATGCCCCCATGTTTCCGTCGCCTGTCATCAATATTTCCATTCCAGAAAACACTTTGATCAACAGCCGCTTTCCAATCCCATCAGCCACAGATCCTGACACAGGCTTCAATGGTGTGCAGCATTATGAATTGTTAAATGGGCAGAGTGTTTTTGGACTGGATATCGTGGAAACTCCAGAGGGAGAGAAGTGGCCGCAATTGATTGTTCAGCAAAACTTGGATAGAGAACAGAAAGATACCTATGTGATGAAAATCAAAGTAGAGGATGGAGGCACTCCACAGAAATCCAGCACGGCCATCCTGCAGGTCACAGTAAGTGATGTAAATGACAACAGGCCAGTGTTTAAAGAGGGTCAAGTGGAGGTGCACATTCCAGAGAATGCTCCCGTGGGCACCTCTGTAATTCAGCTCCACGCCACTGATGCAGATATAGGCAGTAATGCAGAAATTCGGTACATTTTTGGTGCCCAGGTCGCCCCTGCAACCAAAAGACTCTTTGCTTTAAATAATACTACTGGGCTGATTACAGTTCAGAGGTCCTTAGATCGAGAGGAGACAGCCATTCACAAAGTGACAGTGCTGGCTAGTGACGGCAGCTCCACTCCTGCTCGAGCAGTGGTTACCATCAATGTCACTGATGTAAATGATAACCCTCCTAACATAGACCTCAGGTACATTATAAGTCCCATCAATGGCACAGTGTACTTATCTGAGAAAGATCCTGTCAATACAAAGATTGCCCTAATTACAGTTTCAGATAAGGACACAGATGTGAATGGCAAGGTGATCTGTTTCATTGAAAGAGAGGTCCCGTTTCATTTGAAGGCAGTTTATGACAACCAGTATTTGTTAGAGACCTCCTCTTTGTTGGACTATGAGGGCACCAAAGAATTCAGCTTTAAGATTGTTGCCTCTGATTCTGGGAAGCCCAGTTTAAATCAGACTGCCCTGGTAAGGGTTAAGCTTGAGGACGAAAATGACAACCCACCAATTTTCAGCCAGCCTGTAATTGAGCTGTCAGTTTCTGAAAACAACCGACGTGGGTTATACTTAACAACTATTAGTGCCACAGATGAAGACAGTGGGAAAAATGCAGACATTGTTTATCAGCTTGGACCGAATGCCTCCTTCTTTGATCTGGACCGAAAGACAGGAGTTTTGACAGCCTCCAGAGTCTTTGACAGAGAAGAGCAAGAACGATTCATTTTTACAGTAACTGCCAGGGACAATGGGACCCCTCCCCTCCAAAGCCAAGCGGCTGTGATAGTTACTGTGCTGGATGAGAACGACAACAGCCCCAAGTTTACTCAtaatcattttcaattttttgtgtcTGAGAATCTGCCAAAGTATAGTACTGTGGGGGTAATCACAGTGACAGATGTAGATGCTGGAGAGAATAAAGCTGTGACTCTTTCCATtctaaatgacaatgaaaattttGTGTTGGATCCTTATTCTGGAGTGATAAAGTCAAATGTTTCCTTTGATAGAGAGCAGCAGAGCTCCTACACTTTTGATGTCAAAGCCACTGATGGAGGGCAACCACCTCGTTCCTCTACTGCAAAAGTAACTATCAATGTCATGGATGTCAATGACAATAGCCCAGTTGTCATTTCACCACCGTCTAACACTTCCTTTAAGTTGGTGCCCCTCTCAGCCATTCCTGGCTCCGTGGTCGCAGAAGTTTTTGCCGTGGATATTGACACTGGAATGAACGCTGAACTTAAGTATACAATTGTGAGTGGCAACAACAAAGGTCTATTTCGGATTGATCCAGTAACAGGTAACATTACTCTGGAGGAAAAACCGACACCTACAGATGTGGGCTTGCACCGTTTGGTGGTCAACATAAGTGACCTGGGGTACCCTAAGTCTTTGCACACACTCGTGCTTGTGTTTCTTTATGTTAATGACACTGCTGGAAATGCCTCCTACATCTATGACTTGATACGCAGGACTATGGAGACCCCCTTGGACAGGAATATAGGGGACAGTAGCCAGCCCTACCAGAACGAGGACTATCTCACCATCATGATCGCCATCGTCGCAGGCGCCATGGTGGTCATCGTCGTGATCTTTGTCACCGTTCTGGTGCGCTGTCGCCACACATCACGGTTCAAAGCCGCTCAGAGGAGCAAGCAAGGTGCTGAGTGGATGTCCCCAAACCAggagaacaaacaaaacaagaaaaagaagaggaagaaaagaaagtctCCCAAGAGCTCTCTTTTGAACTTTGTGACCATCGAAGAGTCCAAACCCGACGATGCCGTTCACGAACCCATCAACGGGACCATCAGCCTGCCGGCTGAGCTGGAGGAGCAGAGTATAGGAAGATTTGACTGGGGCCCCGCTCCTCCCACAACCTTCAAGCCCAACAGCCCCGACCTGGCCAAGCACTACAAATCTGCCTCTCCACAGCCTGCTTTCCACCTTAAACCAGACACTCCAGTGTCCGTGAAAAAACATCATGTGATTCAGGAACTCCCTTTGGACAACACCTTTGTCGGGGGCTGTGACACCCTTTCCAAACGCTCTTCCACTAGTTCAGATCACTTCAGTGCCTCAGAGTGCAGTTCCCAAGGAGGCTTCAAGACAAAGGGCCCCTTACACACCAGACAG
- the PCDH9 gene encoding protocadherin-9 isoform X10 codes for MDLRDFYLFAALIACLRLDSAIAQELIYTIREELPENVPIGNIPKDLNISHISAATGTSASLVYRLVSKAGDAPLVKVSSSTGEIFTTSNRIDREKLCAGASYAEENECFFELEVVILPNDFFRLIKIKIIVKDTNDNAPMFPSPVINISIPENTLINSRFPIPSATDPDTGFNGVQHYELLNGQSVFGLDIVETPEGEKWPQLIVQQNLDREQKDTYVMKIKVEDGGTPQKSSTAILQVTVSDVNDNRPVFKEGQVEVHIPENAPVGTSVIQLHATDADIGSNAEIRYIFGAQVAPATKRLFALNNTTGLITVQRSLDREETAIHKVTVLASDGSSTPARAVVTINVTDVNDNPPNIDLRYIISPINGTVYLSEKDPVNTKIALITVSDKDTDVNGKVICFIEREVPFHLKAVYDNQYLLETSSLLDYEGTKEFSFKIVASDSGKPSLNQTALVRVKLEDENDNPPIFSQPVIELSVSENNRRGLYLTTISATDEDSGKNADIVYQLGPNASFFDLDRKTGVLTASRVFDREEQERFIFTVTARDNGTPPLQSQAAVIVTVLDENDNSPKFTHNHFQFFVSENLPKYSTVGVITVTDVDAGENKAVTLSILNDNENFVLDPYSGVIKSNVSFDREQQSSYTFDVKATDGGQPPRSSTAKVTINVMDVNDNSPVVISPPSNTSFKLVPLSAIPGSVVAEVFAVDIDTGMNAELKYTIVSGNNKGLFRIDPVTGNITLEEKPTPTDVGLHRLVVNISDLGYPKSLHTLVLVFLYVNDTAGNASYIYDLIRRTMETPLDRNIGDSSQPYQNEDYLTIMIAIVAGAMVVIVVIFVTVLVRCRHTSRFKAAQRSKQGAEWMSPNQENKQNKKKKRKKRKSPKSSLLNFVTIEESKPDDAVHEPINGTISLPAELEEQSIGRFDWGPAPPTTFKPNSPDLAKHYKSASPQPAFHLKPDTPVSVKKHHVIQELPLDNTFVGGCDTLSKRSSTSSDHFSASECSSQGGFKTKGPLHTRQMGPWVPED; via the coding sequence aTGGACCTGAGGGATTTTTACCTGTTTGCTGCTCTGATTGCCTGTTTAAGGCTGGATTCTGCAATAGCTCAAGAACTTATTTACACTATTAGAGAGGAATTGCCTGAAAACGTGCCCATAGGAAACATACCAAAGGATCTGAACATTTCTCACATCAGTGCTGCCACAGGGACCAGCGCAAGCCTTGTCTACAGACTGGTTTCTAAAGCTGGGGATGCCCCTTTGGTGAAAGTATCCAGTAGCACTGGGGAAATCTTCACAACCTCCAACAGAATAGACAGAGAGAAACTCTGTGCTGGAGCCTCCTATGCTGAGGAGAATGAGTGTTTCTTTGAACTTGAGGTGGTGATTCTCCCCAATGATTTTTTCAGGCTgatcaaaatcaaaataattgtCAAGGATACCAATGACAATGCCCCCATGTTTCCGTCGCCTGTCATCAATATTTCCATTCCAGAAAACACTTTGATCAACAGCCGCTTTCCAATCCCATCAGCCACAGATCCTGACACAGGCTTCAATGGTGTGCAGCATTATGAATTGTTAAATGGGCAGAGTGTTTTTGGACTGGATATCGTGGAAACTCCAGAGGGAGAGAAGTGGCCGCAATTGATTGTTCAGCAAAACTTGGATAGAGAACAGAAAGATACCTATGTGATGAAAATCAAAGTAGAGGATGGAGGCACTCCACAGAAATCCAGCACGGCCATCCTGCAGGTCACAGTAAGTGATGTAAATGACAACAGGCCAGTGTTTAAAGAGGGTCAAGTGGAGGTGCACATTCCAGAGAATGCTCCCGTGGGCACCTCTGTAATTCAGCTCCACGCCACTGATGCAGATATAGGCAGTAATGCAGAAATTCGGTACATTTTTGGTGCCCAGGTCGCCCCTGCAACCAAAAGACTCTTTGCTTTAAATAATACTACTGGGCTGATTACAGTTCAGAGGTCCTTAGATCGAGAGGAGACAGCCATTCACAAAGTGACAGTGCTGGCTAGTGACGGCAGCTCCACTCCTGCTCGAGCAGTGGTTACCATCAATGTCACTGATGTAAATGATAACCCTCCTAACATAGACCTCAGGTACATTATAAGTCCCATCAATGGCACAGTGTACTTATCTGAGAAAGATCCTGTCAATACAAAGATTGCCCTAATTACAGTTTCAGATAAGGACACAGATGTGAATGGCAAGGTGATCTGTTTCATTGAAAGAGAGGTCCCGTTTCATTTGAAGGCAGTTTATGACAACCAGTATTTGTTAGAGACCTCCTCTTTGTTGGACTATGAGGGCACCAAAGAATTCAGCTTTAAGATTGTTGCCTCTGATTCTGGGAAGCCCAGTTTAAATCAGACTGCCCTGGTAAGGGTTAAGCTTGAGGACGAAAATGACAACCCACCAATTTTCAGCCAGCCTGTAATTGAGCTGTCAGTTTCTGAAAACAACCGACGTGGGTTATACTTAACAACTATTAGTGCCACAGATGAAGACAGTGGGAAAAATGCAGACATTGTTTATCAGCTTGGACCGAATGCCTCCTTCTTTGATCTGGACCGAAAGACAGGAGTTTTGACAGCCTCCAGAGTCTTTGACAGAGAAGAGCAAGAACGATTCATTTTTACAGTAACTGCCAGGGACAATGGGACCCCTCCCCTCCAAAGCCAAGCGGCTGTGATAGTTACTGTGCTGGATGAGAACGACAACAGCCCCAAGTTTACTCAtaatcattttcaattttttgtgtcTGAGAATCTGCCAAAGTATAGTACTGTGGGGGTAATCACAGTGACAGATGTAGATGCTGGAGAGAATAAAGCTGTGACTCTTTCCATtctaaatgacaatgaaaattttGTGTTGGATCCTTATTCTGGAGTGATAAAGTCAAATGTTTCCTTTGATAGAGAGCAGCAGAGCTCCTACACTTTTGATGTCAAAGCCACTGATGGAGGGCAACCACCTCGTTCCTCTACTGCAAAAGTAACTATCAATGTCATGGATGTCAATGACAATAGCCCAGTTGTCATTTCACCACCGTCTAACACTTCCTTTAAGTTGGTGCCCCTCTCAGCCATTCCTGGCTCCGTGGTCGCAGAAGTTTTTGCCGTGGATATTGACACTGGAATGAACGCTGAACTTAAGTATACAATTGTGAGTGGCAACAACAAAGGTCTATTTCGGATTGATCCAGTAACAGGTAACATTACTCTGGAGGAAAAACCGACACCTACAGATGTGGGCTTGCACCGTTTGGTGGTCAACATAAGTGACCTGGGGTACCCTAAGTCTTTGCACACACTCGTGCTTGTGTTTCTTTATGTTAATGACACTGCTGGAAATGCCTCCTACATCTATGACTTGATACGCAGGACTATGGAGACCCCCTTGGACAGGAATATAGGGGACAGTAGCCAGCCCTACCAGAACGAGGACTATCTCACCATCATGATCGCCATCGTCGCAGGCGCCATGGTGGTCATCGTCGTGATCTTTGTCACCGTTCTGGTGCGCTGTCGCCACACATCACGGTTCAAAGCCGCTCAGAGGAGCAAGCAAGGTGCTGAGTGGATGTCCCCAAACCAggagaacaaacaaaacaagaaaaagaagaggaagaaaagaaagtctCCCAAGAGCTCTCTTTTGAACTTTGTGACCATCGAAGAGTCCAAACCCGACGATGCCGTTCACGAACCCATCAACGGGACCATCAGCCTGCCGGCTGAGCTGGAGGAGCAGAGTATAGGAAGATTTGACTGGGGCCCCGCTCCTCCCACAACCTTCAAGCCCAACAGCCCCGACCTGGCCAAGCACTACAAATCTGCCTCTCCACAGCCTGCTTTCCACCTTAAACCAGACACTCCAGTGTCCGTGAAAAAACATCATGTGATTCAGGAACTCCCTTTGGACAACACCTTTGTCGGGGGCTGTGACACCCTTTCCAAACGCTCTTCCACTAGTTCAGATCACTTCAGTGCCTCAGAGTGCAGTTCCCAAGGAGGCTTCAAGACAAAGGGCCCCTTACACACCAGACAG